The DNA sequence CATGTTATCACGCCATCAAGAAATTCCAACAAGGAATAACTAGAGAATTCTACTAATAGTCAAAAGCGAGCCCTCAAGAGGTTAGCAAATCACGTTTTCCTCAAAGGGGAAGTCTTGTACAGGAGGACCCCATACTTAGCTTTGTTAAGATGTGTAGACGCCATCGAAGCAACCAGATTGTTGAAAGAAATACATGCAGGGACATGAGGACCGCACATGAACGggttcacattagccaagaagattttgaTAGCTGGATacttctggatgactatggaaaacGACAGTATCCACTACatgcagaagtgtcaccagtgctaGATTCACAGAgatttcatccgggttccacCAAATGAGTTAAATGTAATGGGTTCAACTTGGTCGTttgttgcttggggcatggacgtgATTGAACCCATGGAGCATGCATCATCAAAAAGACATTATTTCATCTTGGTAGCTATCAACTATTTCACTAAGTGAGTCGAGGCATCTACTTACAAGGCcgtcacaaagaaggtagtggTAGATTTCGTCTGAAACAACATCATTTGCAGATTTGAAATACCGGAGTCCATCATCACTAACAACGCCGCTAACCTCAACAGTGACCTCATGAGAGAAATATGCGAGAAGTTCAGAATTTTCAACCACAATTCCACAGCCTACAGACCGTAGTCGAggcagccaacaagaatatcaagaggaaTTTATGAAAGACAGTGAAAATAacagacaatggcacgagaatctACCATTCGCTTTATTAGGTTATCGGACTACCATGAGAATATCCACTGGGGCAAcgccatacatgttggtatatgcCACTGAAGTGGTGATACCCGTAGAAGTTGAGATACCATCCTTAAGAGTCATTCAAGAAGCAAAATTGGATGATACAGTGTGGATACATGTGAAGCAGGAACAACTAATGCTCATTGATGAGAAAAGAATGGATGTTGTATGCCATGGACATCTATATCATAACAggatggccagtgcatttaacaaaagggtgaagcctcgccaattcacaccggggcagttggttCTAAAGAAAATCTTTTcccatcaagaagaagccaaatGGAAGTTTGCACCAATctggcaaggtccttacatgGTTCATCAAGCACGGTCTGGTGGAGCTATAATCTTGGCAGAAATAGATGGAAGAGTCAGCacgaagcctatcaactcagacacAGTCAAGATATACTACGCCTGAAGACAAATAGAGTTAGGGTTTTTGAAGTAACAGAACGTtgttcaacctgacttcccagAGAAGGATACGTAGGAAACCCACATAGGGTTCGGTTTCTCTCCCCCAtttctcttgtaatagaaaaaccaaatatcacttttgtatgTTGATTAGGAACTACGCCGACATGATTTCCTCAGAAAGGAACCCGTAGGAAATCCTCATTGTattcagtcatcttttgtaattgaactacattcCGGCATGATTCCACTTTGATACGTAGGCTGTATGAGTCAGACTCGGTCATTTTCATTCTTAGTCTCATCATTTGGAACCTGTTGTAATCGAACTACGCTTCGACCTGATTCCATTTTAGATACCTAGGCTGCCTGAGTCGGGCTCGGTCATtttcatcatattttatcatcATCCCACGAACTATGTTCAAACCTGATTCCGTTTTTGGATACGTAGGTAACCTAAAAGTgttcggtcataaccttaggaaaatCTTTATAATGCATTAGTTCAGATTACGACGCAGTCGCAACAGTAAGTAGCCACGTTGTCAGAGACATCACGGAAGATCGACATTTACAGAATGAAGTTCTCAAAGGGATACGTTCGCGTGTGGAGACCGTTtcgtaacatgtcataatccaGAACGACGGTATTTTCCTTAAAAGAAACAAGTATTTCCAAAATGTtttctaaatatatatatatgtgtgtgtgtgtgtgtgtatagtaATTTGTTCCATCTACCGAATTTCGTGGCGCAGTCATGTCAAAGGTTAGGGCAAACCAATACCATGGTTTACATAATCCAACCCCCTCCCCTCCCAACTAAGAAGTTTTTTTTGAGTGCAGGGTCAACAGAGAATAAGGAAGCGCTAGAACCACACTGGGGGTAAATGACGAATCCACCACTTGCCTAAGATTATCTCTCCTCCTTTTTACTTGAAATTTTCTAGTACAACTAAAGCTAACTCTTGAATAATCTGCAGGTGCCTCGGAATTAGACAACTGACACGGAAATTTATACATAGAAAATCGCCCGCTCACTTAATTGGAGCACCCTGTACAAATTTTACGTCGGCTTCACCAATAGAATTcatgtatatagcaaaccgcATGCTCAATCAATAGGAGCACCCTGTACAAATCGCACGTCGGCTTCACCAATAGAAGTCTTGTATATAGAAAACTGCCTGCTAAATCAATCGGAGCACCCTGTATAAATTGCACGTCGGCTTTGCCAATCGAAGTCCTGTATATAACAAATCGTCCGCTCAATCAAATCGGGGAACCTtgtacaaatcaaatgtcggCTTCGCTAGCTGGAGCCTTGAATATAGCAAATTGTAAACTTTGCCAACAAAAGCAATCAGCAGCACCACTCTGTCAATCACGGATGTCAGGACAGACAATCGCAAACCACGTTACCAATATCCTGCCAATCGATGGCCGTAACCTAGCTTCatagtcaagagtatctcttggccATGCTTTTATTTCCTTTActattactttgaatgttttGACGTTTTGTTCGTACAGCTTTAGGCATGATTACAATTTTTATCAATCACTCCTAAATGGAGGATACTTTACGTTCCAGTGCAaatctctcccaacaagcggagacgcacttTACAAATTGAGCTCTCCGGACAAGCGGAGACAtttctcagtgcaaagctctcccaacaagcggagacacactttaccaatcaagctctcccaacaagcggagtcAATTTTTAAATGCTCTGATAGTTGCGGAACGGTACACATCCCGGCTAACAAATCAAGTCAGGATCAAGTATCCCTTCATTCCAATCCTAAATAACGGCTCGTCAGCAGCCAGACATCATCATTTCTGCATCATTTAAATGGAATCTTAATATATTCTGCATTAAAATATATTGGTATGTGTGTATTTCATTTATTTTGCAGGAACAAACACCCAGCGTGGAACTTTTTCTTAGCAGCAGACCAAACTACAACGCTATGGGGACAGCCAACCCAGTAGCGGGCCTAAGATCCCAGCTCAGGATGACCAGCGAGCTCAAAATTTCGAATCATTCAAATCAAGCCGCAAAATTGAAGCTACCATGAGTGACTTATCTTTCGTCTCGTCGTATCGTCGCAATACGATGCTGGGGCAATTCATGCGAGTGTCGCTTCCCCAAAATTCCCACaccagaactacatgaggcctgatcctcgttaagTCCGAtatatgtaagcaattcaaagccagaatttgGCCTGATGCCCCCAAATTTTTCTGAATTCTTCCTCAATTCAATCCCACAAATTCACCATCTCCATTTCTTGTAATACCTACCTAAAAGGCGGGACAAAATGGGCTTTGATTCAATTtatttgcccgaaaactctttcatcgtctctagtcaaagaggggcagctgttgacagCCTATTTataccctcccttttaaaattaacttatttatacttaataatttgcaaTAAATGTTTTCAAAGTATTTTTCAATAATGAATACCTATTTCTACAAATTAATTTagtattagtttcaaaatttattatttggtattagtattatgtaattacaaattatatttactattttaggattattaaaataatttctataCGTAAGTTCTATAATAAATTCAAAAAATTATTTCTTAAAATAGTTGATTAGTTTActatttcaataattcaaaattaatcTCCTAGTGGAGTATTTTCACAAATAatcaattaattacaataattagtagtattttacaatttaatttttatttcattttattgaaattattaagtttatttaactTAATTTCAAAACGGATTAAAGACCAAAAGGCCACAATTGCAATTGCAATTAAAATACAATGTGGTTATTTGTTCAACTACTTTTAGCTCAAATACAAGGCCCTATCCGAAATAACCCGGTCAAAACACCCATCTTCTTCTCCAGTTTGACAATCCATGCCACTCTCCCTAAGCCAATCACAACCTGCCATGTCACTTATCTCAGTCACtcacaaaagaaacacaaaaTCATCTGGGCCCTCCATTCTATAAATCAACGGCCCATAATTTTTACcctattctttttatttttaatacacctaCAGATCTAATCCTCACCATCCAAAATATAACAATCCAACGGCCACGAAATTTTTTCCGAAAATCCCTTTACACACCAAAATACCATGATTGTTGATCTAAAAGATCAACGGCTCAGatctttccttctttttttaaTCCAAAGACCGAACGGTCTAACCCTAGCAACCCTACTTCATTTGCATCTTCACAGCCACCTCCCCTTTCTCTTTTCTCTCTCATGTCTCTTATCTCTCCAGCCTCCATCAGTCACAAGACCTTGCACAAATCCGTGCAAGGTCAACAAAATCAAGCCACAAACACTCGATTTTCCTCTCTACACCCGCGAATTTTGTTGTAATCTTTCCATTTTCATAACTAAATTCAAACGCCTTGATTCTGAAACCTTAGACTCAAAGATGAAAGCTCAAATCATCTGAGATCTGTTATGATCTTTTAAATAGAAGCCTGAAATAACCTTTTGTCTCCTGAACCCCGTGAATCCTGCTGCAAATtacatttcaatcataaaatttaAAACCCTTCAAGTCTGAAAACCCTAGCTTGAAGGTGTAACTTCAAATCGCTTGATTCCTCTCGTGACCcgtcaaatcggagcatgcatgaaGTCTTCTTTAGAAAATCATCATGGAATCCTATACCCATATGTCAAACGCAATGACCTCTAGATTTTAGGGTTTGTCCGTTGGTTCTAAGCTTCAACAACCAATTACCTTTCACTCAGGTAAACTCAAAACTGAATTTCCTCTCTGTCTTCAGATTTTCATTCGATTTGCTATCATCATTACCATGAGTCACTCTCTACTATCTGATTCGAGTTCTCTGAACCCTAGAACCTTAATGGCACTATAATAGAAGCCTTTGATGTTCTCATCTACAACAACGTAACAAGAGAAGATTAcgaatctgtcacgaccccaaaacaaccattcgtgatggcgcctatcgtggaactaggcaagccaactactcaaccagAACACCAAGTAAAAACTTTTAAAAACAAAACGGAAGCCGTTAATATTTAGGAAACTATTTAAAAACCAAAAAAACCACAACGCAATACAAATCTCTCCCAACAATCGGGGTGTCACccagtacatgagcatctataaaaGGATACAGTCTACTATAATATttgaggaataagaactgaaatatagataaagaaaatgaaggagagtcaagtcctgcgaacgccatgcaactacctcgataatctccgagATCTCGACTCCTCACTCAGCAGCCGCCCtaaccagaagtacctggatctgcacacgaggtgcggGGTGTAgcttgagtacaaccaactcaataagtaacaaacccaacCTGTGGGCTGAAAttagtgacgaactcaactagCACAGTACAGTACagaaaataacagtacagaaatgtagacatgctatCAAGTCGATAGATATCTTAAAACAGCAAAATGGATCGAATTTGAATGATATGACAaaatataactcctctacttctaccATGCCAATGCACATTTTGTATGTGATGCGCCATGCtaacagcctcatgtgctcacactctcaatgctcaatcactcggtactgtatatggcccaaatGGCTTAGGGAAGTTCCATCCCGAAATATATatatcactgaccatcagtcacccaatACCGAGTAGGGAAAATACAGCCCgtagagaagatccatctccaggtataaaatGCTTCAGACAAGttccatgcctagggaagatccatcccttaataaaatcaatcgcgctcactaggggtgagtgcagactccagaggggctccttcagcccaagcgctatcatgaatcagtataaccactgcggtgtgcagcccgatcccataattgtcactcataatcaggctctcagcctcactcagtcatcaacctctccagtctcactcacaggctcacaatgtcatgaaaactagcccgaaacaaagatatgatatatcaataaataacaactgagactgagatatgatatggaatgaatgaatatgactgagtacgtaatatcaatgaaattagtaaggtgacaacaagaaacgaccactatgggtcccaacagtaccgacacaacgcctaaacatgatatctagcatgattgacagctcaattactttaccacatgatgaaaacatggatatcatcaatatataattactatacggtgccatggaataaatcaggtcacaattctcacaaTGCACACCCGttacttggcatgtgcgtcacctctataccaatcatataacacataattcagggtttcaaaccctcaaaatcaagtttgaaagtgttacatACCTCAATTCGGgctaaactctactccaaaatgcccttacccctcaaatcggtctccaaacgtcccgaatctagccacaagcagtacaatacaatcaatataggctaaaggagtcaattccaaaagaaaaatatgaaattatagccaaaatccaaaatcggcccAAACCCCGCCCCTAGGCCCACGTATTGAAATCCGAcaaagtcataaaatcataaagcccattcactcacgagtctaaccataccaaatttaccaaaatccgacaccaaatggtcattcaaatccccaaagttCATTCtctaaatccctagtctcaaaaccccaaattacacctcaaaaacacaccatctaggtggaaaatcaatggggaaacataattatttaaGAAAAATGGAGACAAggatcttacctcaagaattccactTGAAACTCCCTCTCAAAATCTTCAACATctgagctcaaaatgatgaaatgaagccaaaaacgCGAAGTCTCGTATTTATAGACTCTGCCTagcccttccgcatctgcggaaacttggccgcttctgtggtATCACAGATGCGCCCCCATAGCCCGCTTCTGCACCAAACTCTGCACCTGCGCCACATTTTTCTGCACCAGCGCACTCACTTTTGCGAGACAAATCTCTGCTTCTACGAAGTCAAGCTTCAAGGCCAAATCCGCTTCAAGGCCCttctgccgcatctgcggtcgcgcagatgcaggaacaccatcgcacctgcgaccttctgCTGCTTCACTCCATAGGCCACTTTTGCGGCTTACCTCCTGCTTCTGCGGGCACGCACatcactccgcaggtgcgattacaccagcagtggAAAACCTTCAGCAAGCTTAATACCTCAAAAGTTGATCCGTTAGACACCCGAAATCAACCCATGTCCtcacccaaacataccaacaagtcttatatcccAATAAATACATAGTCGAATTCTCAAACAacctcaaacaacattaaaacacgaattacacacggattcaagcctaatgaactttgaaatttccaaattctacaaatgatgccgaaacctatcaaatcacattcgattggcctcaaattttgaacacaagtcacaaatgaccccacaaacctactgcaacttccggaatcggaatccgaccccgatatcaaaaattccactacaggtcaaactttccaaaattccaactttcactATGTGAAGACTAATTTTACTCCcggcctccaaatcacaatccggacgcgctccaaGTACAGAATcccccaacggagctaacggaaccatcaaaattccaatctgaggtcgtttacacataaatcgacattcggtcgacttttccaaattaagctttcaattaagagactaagtatctcaattcactctgaattctctccggacccaaaccaactaacccgacaagTCATAAAGCAATAGTGAATtacaaaaataaatagaaaataggaaacggggctacaactttcaaaatgatcggtcgggttgttacagaaTCAATCACTTAACACTGAAAAGATATACacataaaaaaaatactaagaaGTTTAGCCTTAGGTTTCTCactattttccttttcctttttgttaAGTACTTTTGATGGTCTAAACTTGAGTGTTCTGGGATCTTAAGCGACTGAAAAGAGTTCTCATTTGGTCTGCTGATCTCAAAAAGGTCAGCACCTTTCTCATTTTTTCTCTTTTGAATGATACAAGTATGCCAAGTTAGGTTTTGTATATTGCAATTGTTCTATGGTGTTTAATATGTTAATACTTGTGCTATGTTAGTTTAGCGACTATTTCTGATTTAGTTGTCATGCTATGAGTTTTTAAATGATGGTTGATTAAGCTATAATTGACTCTTGCTGATCTTATTTCCTGAGATCCAACAGTTTACATGTTTAAGTTGTTATATATTCATGTTCACTTGAACCTTATAAGATTTGTTAACATGCATTAACCCTTATCCTCGCTTGTTGAATTTTTTTTCCTTGCCTGTTGCATCTTTGTAGCTTGTGAGTTTCTGAAGTTGAACCTATATTCTGATGACTATGATTGAATGAACCTTAAGGTGTTTTAGTTTATATTCTCTATCCCTTTAAACCTTGGACAAAAATTCTAAGTGTTCATATGCACCTCTTTTGTTTAAGACTGTTAGACTGTTGCTGCTACGTTCTTTCATTTTGTTTAGTTTGCTTGTTACTTCTGTTGACATGATCTTATTTGAAATAAACctctcttttcttctctatttaaTCCTGTTGTACACACTTGTTAAGTATAATTCATCTTTCCTCATAATGTGATTAGGATTTTGTCCTTTCCTCTCTGTTATAAAGACTGGTAATTGGATAAACTGAACTTAACTATTTTCTTGATTAGTCAACACTCTCAACATCATGCTTATTTGATATCTCGTATCTCTTATCTTTAGGGTCATCATTCATCTTTATCTTTTAAATAACCTAGTTACTCTGCCCTAGTTAAGTAATAACTTGTAAAAAGGAAGCATGATCGTCCTTGTATCCATGTGATAACTTAGAATTAAGTTTGAGTTAACAATTATCCTGATGCAATGCCTATCCCTTGTCTGTAACTTTGCCTAATCCAACTCTCAAAAGATGTAAGGATTCCTCTGTCTGTATAAGGTCAATACTGACCTGAGATGTTCAAGTAGTTGATTAACTACTGCATGGTCTTACTTAATTTTTGGTTATACATTCTGTCCAGAATTATCCTAGTCTATGTTCTCTTGATATTTTAAAACCAAGTCTAATCCCTAAATTCTCATAAAGGTCTTTCCTGATGCTATGTGAGCTTGATGATTTGCTTGAAGTTAATGCTGTTAGGAGTATGGTGCTTAAGAATTCCATGTTGTAGTCTGTAAGTTAGTGACCTCCTGAGAAAGTTGATCATGTCATAAATACCTGTGAAATCTCTATACATGATGAATTATTGTTGTATAGTTTTACCTATTCTTAGAGAATTGCCTTACTATAGACTTAGTCTTTTGTAACATGTTTATGATGTTTCTGATGTTCACATGTATGCGCTTCAGAAATAGATCTTTAGAATTCATGtgaatacatgtttgtttggtaATTCAGAATAGATTGTATGTTCTTATGTTAGGAAGGAAAGTATATTTTATCGTAAGTAATACCTTAGCATTTAATTTGCATTGGAAGGGCCTCATTTGCATTCGAACCTGTAAAGAAAATATGTTGTTAGTGTTTAGGGGTATTTGGGCTTCCCCTAAGTTGGGCTTCCCTCCCGGAAcgagcattgccctgggccttgagtcccttgggaactttgaagtatcGGGGGATCCAAAGGGGGCATCGACTTTAAGTGGGGCTTCCTCCGCATCCCTTATTTCATTAATGCATTTAGTTCTTTAGGGGTTTAATGTTCAATGGCAACGCAAGATTTCCAATGTGGATTATTTTCTAAGTATAGCCACCACATTAATATAATTTTCCACAGTGTTGATTATTTTCTTGTTTCAATTGTTTGTCTATATATCTGTCATGTGTATTTGAATATGCTGAGAATGTGGGAATatttctaatgaccttcttttatttcttttgggCATGTACACATTTGGGCCTTCTAAATTCCTAAGGAACTCAAGCTCAAACCAGCCTTTCTATATCTTTGAAGAGTCTAGTCTTGTCATAGTCGCACCTCTCAAATTGCTGGGCCTACCTTATTGAGGCCCAATCTTCAGAGTCCAGTCTTCTCCCTTACTCCTTTTACTACTGCCCTTTCTTTCCATAGCTTAGTTTATTGTCTTAATTATTTTCCTCTTATTGCCTTCGATGTCTTATCACATTTTCATTAtcatgtattaacactcatatattagattatgtatttttcttttatgCTCTAGCATTATAGAAAACTTAGCCATAATTAATATAAGACTTAAAGGGAAATAGCTAGTAATTGATCTTCGCCTCTTGTTAATTCCAATATGTACATCTTATACACTCACTCTTCTTAAAGGTTTTGAAGCTCAGGTCATTAATCAGAACGGCAGCCTGTTTTCAAAGAAAATTCAGAAAGAATCACTGGTTTTCACTAACAAGGAGCGAAATcagattttttataaaaaaaaggcAGTAACGGACAATCTCAAATGAATTTCCAAAGACTCGCTTCTTCAGATTTTTTTGAAAACCAAGGTACATTTAAAAATCATCTTTTTTACAAACAAGATTACTCTAACACATATTCTTCAAAGATAATCACTTTTCTTAACTTaataacttaaactttaaaataaaaatcacTTTCAAAACTCTCATAGCCTCCAATAACTCTTTGATAATCCCATGCCCTTCTTAAATCTTACACAAACATTTCCTTTAGTATATAGCGAGCCATGCCTTCGTGATAATCAAAGCATAGTGTAAATAATCGAGTCCTAAAAAttagtctaaatcctatggagctacctcaggtaaattttaaggggtgcctaacaccttccccttagaagaacaaaaacccttacccataatttCACCAGTTTGTAGACTTGTAATGACcataacttagtaattaaataagtaccctagtatacctttaaatattaggtggcgactctctttcatcaacaacagagaaacaacaagttgaatcatgtcttgactagtgcaaaatagggtgcaacaatgtACACGTTACTTCACAAAGCACAAATAATAcaaattagaccaaatcctaaggggaagttcccccacacaaagttagacaagatacttacctcaaataatcTAAGTCAATACTTTAAGAAGCCCTTCCCACGTGAATCAACATCCAGaggactcgaatctagccaaaacaacttaataatatcaataaagGCCATAGAAAACAAGcccaaataataaagctaataTCTTTGTTCAATTacacaaagtcaacccaaaaggtcaaccacAGGCTCGCACCCCGAAACCcatcaaaactcacaaattttgaatacccattctaatacgagttcaaatatatgtgtttcatccaaattcgacctcaaatcgaccctcaaaccaTTAATTTTTACTTTAGAAATTGTTTTACTAAAATCTCCTATTTCTTCAATTAGATTCACCAATCAAACGATAAAATCAAAGTTGGAATCATGAAGAATAAATAAATTCGGGAAAAAATACTTACTCCAATCTAAATcatgaaaatcctctccaaaaccGCCAGAATCCGAGCTCTATATCTTAAATGTGATAAAACAACCAAAACAattgaaatagagtacttaagtGATCTGCCCAGGCATACATATCGCTATCACAGAACCTacgttgcgatcgcgaagaaatcCAACGCCTAGCTGCTAACCCTTTCTACGCGAAGGCGAGGCGACCCTCGCAAACGTGATGCTCAAACCTTCTGGGCCTATATGAACATGGTCGCATGCACATGAATACGAAGGACAAAGACATGCCATCCCCCCAGCCAGCATTCCTCTACTCGAACGCGGCCACTCATACACGAAGGTGAAGGCCACTGCCTCTCAAGCTCTGCGAACGTGACCTCTCCAATGATTAAGTGAAGAACAAAGTTCGCCTGACTATCCATGAATGCGACTGCCttatcgcgtttgcgatgaaagAAACCAAACATCTGCAAATCAACAATCCATAA is a window from the Nicotiana tomentosiformis chromosome 10, ASM39032v3, whole genome shotgun sequence genome containing:
- the LOC138900112 gene encoding uncharacterized protein, which gives rise to MRISTGATPYMLVYATEVVIPVEVEIPSLRVIQEAKLDDTVWIHVKQEQLMLIDEKRMDVVCHGHLYHNRMASAFNKRVKPRQFTPGQLVLKKIFSHQEEAKWKFAPIWQGPYMVHQARSGGAIILAEIDGRVSTKPINSDTVKIYYA